One segment of Natronosalvus halobius DNA contains the following:
- a CDS encoding HalOD1 output domain-containing protein, producing MIRPGTEDTNSKSDAGDRGGLEAESSTTGAVETPASTVGPDHRKSTAEDAPLTFTFDPMEETPAQAIIDAVAAANGCDPLSLPPLFDAIDPDALNGLVSQPRSGPARRSWALSFEYGGWLVTVDADHQIVLEP from the coding sequence ATGATACGGCCAGGAACTGAGGACACGAATTCGAAGTCCGATGCGGGCGATCGAGGGGGTCTAGAAGCGGAGTCGTCGACGACAGGAGCCGTCGAGACGCCAGCGTCCACTGTCGGTCCGGATCACCGAAAATCGACCGCCGAGGACGCCCCGCTCACCTTTACGTTCGATCCGATGGAGGAAACGCCAGCGCAGGCGATCATCGACGCCGTCGCCGCTGCCAATGGCTGTGATCCGCTCTCGCTCCCGCCGCTCTTCGATGCGATCGATCCCGACGCACTGAACGGACTCGTGTCTCAACCACGGTCCGGGCCAGCACGACGATCCTGGGCGCTCTCCTTCGAGTACGGCGGCTGGCTCGTTACCGTCGACGCCGACCACCAGATCGTCCTCGAGCCGTAG
- a CDS encoding NAD(P)/FAD-dependent oxidoreductase — MNVVVVGGGIVGLASAHYLAERGASVTLYERGSLGTGSTARAAGGIRSQFSTAVNVELSLASKRVWNAFEETFGVDIGLRKNGYLFLARTEPTADEFRENVRMQRRLGAESEYLSPTEATDHCPGLDPEPFVGATFNPDDGVADPNLAVQGYAAAARELGVEIRTGTAVTDVRLDDGRVVGVDVQGTDGRERREVDYVVNAAGAWAGALAELADIELPISPRRRQVAVVDPTPPMPESIPLTIDLETGSYFRPEREGIALVGGHFPEDDDPEVDPGHFDEGMDIEWAARAVEHAADYAEYFGPETRIRRGWAGLYAVTPDHHPILEETISGFVTAAGFSGHGFQHAPATGQVVAEIVLDGEATLVDVSTLDSGRFDRGEALAERNVA, encoded by the coding sequence ATGAACGTAGTCGTCGTCGGTGGGGGCATCGTCGGACTCGCGTCGGCACACTATCTAGCCGAGCGTGGCGCGTCCGTGACGCTCTACGAGCGCGGATCGCTCGGAACCGGCAGTACCGCCCGTGCGGCCGGCGGAATTCGGTCGCAGTTCTCGACGGCGGTCAACGTCGAACTCTCGCTCGCCAGCAAGCGCGTCTGGAACGCGTTCGAGGAGACCTTCGGCGTCGACATCGGACTCCGGAAGAACGGCTACCTGTTTCTCGCCCGCACCGAGCCTACGGCCGACGAGTTTCGCGAGAACGTCCGCATGCAACGGCGTCTCGGGGCGGAGAGCGAGTACCTTTCGCCGACGGAGGCGACCGACCACTGCCCCGGCCTGGACCCCGAGCCGTTCGTCGGCGCGACGTTCAATCCCGACGACGGCGTGGCGGATCCGAACCTCGCCGTACAGGGGTACGCGGCGGCGGCCCGGGAACTGGGCGTCGAGATACGAACGGGGACGGCCGTCACGGACGTTCGCCTGGATGACGGTCGAGTCGTGGGCGTCGACGTGCAAGGAACCGACGGTCGCGAACGACGCGAGGTGGACTACGTGGTCAACGCCGCCGGGGCGTGGGCGGGCGCACTCGCCGAACTGGCTGACATTGAATTGCCCATCTCGCCACGACGGCGACAGGTCGCGGTCGTCGATCCGACGCCGCCGATGCCGGAATCGATCCCGCTGACCATCGACCTGGAGACGGGATCGTACTTTCGCCCCGAACGCGAGGGAATCGCCCTCGTCGGTGGCCACTTTCCCGAGGACGACGATCCGGAGGTCGACCCTGGCCACTTCGACGAGGGAATGGACATCGAGTGGGCGGCCCGCGCCGTCGAGCACGCGGCCGACTACGCCGAGTACTTCGGCCCGGAAACCCGGATCAGACGAGGCTGGGCGGGATTGTACGCGGTGACGCCGGACCACCATCCGATCCTCGAGGAGACGATCTCTGGATTCGTGACCGCCGCGGGCTTCTCGGGGCACGGCTTCCAGCACGCCCCTGCAACGGGGCAGGTCGTCGCGGAGATCGTGCTCGACGGCGAGGCGACTCTCGTGGACGTATCGACGCTCGACAGCGGCCGGTTCGACCGTGGTGAGGCGCTCGCCGAGCGGAACGTTGCCTGA
- a CDS encoding ornithine cyclodeaminase family protein, protein MVLVLSEAAVQETLDLADLVDVVGDALVKQAAGDVERPDRPHFPVGSGLEGDEPLGTGIAMPAYVHGDDQYATKLVGVHEGNADRGLPTIHAQIVLTDARTGVPEAFVGGTTITNARTGCLGALAVRELAPDAITLGVIGAGAQARWQTRAIETVATLQDVRIYSPSSSRDACAADLSDEGVPARAVDTPAAAVDGADVVVTATTATAPVFPAGALEPGALVVAVGAFTAEMQEVESAVLEDAGVVFADVPSEVAETGDILATSLDDEALLPLGELVADGYERRSPDEVVVVDSVGSATLDAAAGATVYRRALERDAGTEVSL, encoded by the coding sequence ATGGTACTCGTACTCTCCGAGGCGGCAGTCCAGGAGACCCTCGACCTCGCCGACCTCGTCGACGTGGTCGGGGACGCGCTCGTCAAACAGGCCGCAGGGGACGTCGAACGACCCGACCGGCCGCACTTTCCCGTCGGCTCGGGGCTCGAGGGAGACGAGCCGCTGGGAACCGGGATCGCGATGCCCGCCTACGTCCACGGCGACGACCAGTACGCGACGAAACTCGTCGGCGTCCACGAGGGGAACGCAGACCGCGGGCTGCCGACGATTCACGCACAGATCGTCCTCACGGACGCCCGAACCGGCGTTCCCGAGGCGTTCGTGGGCGGGACGACCATCACGAACGCCCGAACGGGCTGTCTCGGTGCGCTCGCGGTCCGCGAACTCGCCCCCGACGCGATCACGCTCGGCGTCATCGGCGCGGGCGCCCAGGCTCGCTGGCAGACCCGGGCCATCGAGACGGTCGCCACGCTCCAGGACGTGCGCATCTACTCGCCGAGTTCGTCGCGGGACGCCTGTGCCGCCGACCTGAGCGACGAGGGGGTTCCGGCTCGAGCGGTCGACACCCCGGCGGCCGCCGTCGACGGGGCCGACGTGGTCGTGACTGCGACGACCGCTACCGCGCCGGTGTTCCCGGCCGGCGCGCTCGAGCCGGGGGCGCTCGTCGTCGCCGTCGGCGCGTTCACCGCCGAGATGCAGGAGGTCGAATCGGCCGTTCTCGAGGACGCTGGCGTGGTGTTCGCCGACGTCCCGTCCGAGGTCGCCGAGACGGGCGACATCCTCGCCACCAGCCTGGACGACGAGGCCCTCCTCCCCCTGGGCGAACTGGTCGCCGACGGCTACGAGCGTCGATCCCCGGACGAGGTGGTCGTCGTCGACAGCGTCGGCTCCGCGACGCTGGATGCGGCCGCGGGGGCGACCGTCTACCGGCGGGCGCTGGAGCGCGACGCCGGGACGGAGGTTTCGCTGTAG
- a CDS encoding ABC transporter ATP-binding protein has protein sequence MSLLELTDLDAGYGELQVLYGVNLHVDDGEYVAIVGPNGAGKSTAMKAVVGLATHMGGEIRFDDENVAGLEPQAIIDRGVGYVPQTENVFPSLTVEENLRIGAYLLGDLPDDRLAAVLEQFPILEERLDQRAGNLSGGQQQMLAMARALIPDPPLLLLDEPSAGLAPDLVGEMFDHIDAINDRGVTILIVEQNATTALRRCDRGYVLAQGENRYVDEGEVLLNDPDVRRQFLGG, from the coding sequence ATGAGTTTACTCGAACTCACCGACCTGGACGCTGGTTATGGCGAGCTACAGGTGCTGTACGGGGTGAACCTCCACGTCGACGACGGCGAGTACGTCGCGATCGTCGGCCCCAACGGTGCGGGGAAATCAACCGCGATGAAGGCTGTCGTGGGACTGGCGACGCACATGGGCGGCGAGATTCGATTCGACGACGAGAACGTCGCCGGACTGGAGCCACAGGCGATCATCGACCGGGGCGTCGGCTACGTTCCCCAGACCGAGAACGTCTTCCCGTCGTTGACGGTCGAGGAAAACCTCCGCATCGGCGCGTACCTGCTGGGTGACCTTCCGGACGACCGGCTGGCGGCGGTCCTCGAGCAGTTCCCGATCCTGGAGGAGCGCCTCGACCAGCGGGCGGGCAACCTCTCGGGCGGTCAGCAACAGATGCTCGCGATGGCGCGGGCGCTGATCCCCGACCCGCCCTTGCTGTTGCTCGACGAGCCGTCTGCAGGGCTCGCTCCGGACCTCGTCGGCGAGATGTTCGATCACATCGACGCGATCAACGACCGCGGCGTGACGATCCTCATCGTCGAACAGAACGCGACGACCGCGTTGCGTCGCTGTGATCGCGGTTACGTCCTCGCCCAGGGGGAGAACCGGTACGTCGACGAGGGCGAGGTGCTGTTGAACGATCCCGATGTCCGGCGGCAGTTCCTCGGTGGGTAG
- a CDS encoding ABC transporter ATP-binding protein has translation MTLLTVEDLRRSFGSLLAVDGVSFEVEAGEIVGMIGPNGAGKTTTFNCISSVIESDAGTVTFDGEDVTTLPPHALARQGLVRTFQRTRELETLTVQENVLLPAPDHPGERAWHAVGRTGASTRREAEARSRALELLEVFDLETMVDEYAGTLSGGQRKLLELARSLMLDPKMLMLDEPFAGVNPSLTNEIVAHIEALNEDGLTLLIIEHELETLTELVDRLVVLADGQVLATGTPAEIMEHEDVIEAYLGG, from the coding sequence GTGACGTTGCTCACTGTCGAGGACCTTCGCCGGTCGTTCGGTAGCCTCCTCGCCGTCGACGGCGTCTCCTTCGAGGTCGAAGCGGGCGAAATCGTCGGTATGATCGGCCCGAACGGCGCCGGGAAGACGACCACGTTCAACTGCATCTCGAGCGTCATCGAGAGCGACGCCGGAACCGTGACGTTCGACGGGGAGGACGTCACGACGCTCCCGCCCCACGCCCTCGCACGACAGGGACTCGTCCGAACCTTCCAGCGGACCCGCGAACTGGAGACGTTGACCGTCCAGGAGAACGTGCTCCTCCCGGCGCCCGATCACCCCGGCGAGCGAGCCTGGCACGCCGTTGGACGGACGGGAGCGAGCACACGGCGCGAAGCCGAAGCCCGAAGCCGGGCGCTCGAACTCCTCGAGGTGTTCGATCTGGAGACGATGGTCGACGAGTACGCGGGCACCCTCTCCGGGGGTCAGCGAAAACTCCTCGAACTCGCCCGGTCGCTGATGCTCGACCCGAAGATGCTCATGCTCGACGAGCCGTTCGCCGGCGTCAATCCGTCGCTGACGAACGAGATCGTCGCGCACATCGAGGCGCTCAACGAGGACGGTCTCACGCTGCTCATCATCGAGCACGAACTGGAGACGCTGACCGAACTGGTCGACCGCCTGGTCGTCCTCGCGGACGGACAGGTCCTCGCGACCGGGACGCCGGCAGAGATCATGGAACACGAGGACGTCATCGAGGCGTACCTGGGTGGGTGA
- a CDS encoding branched-chain amino acid ABC transporter permease codes for MSAPTTRLENLPIDAVHAGFALLVLSVLFLLSPLFVQPPGGSFVFFEVGVLFFLYAMILVGLNLQFGHTGLVNFGPVAFFAVGGYTAAILTANDPYQAVGLGFPWPVGVVAAVLAAAALGILIGVSTLRLRDDFLAIVTLAVAEIVHGLIVAFRDVTGGTVGLTSVPRPIAGTTDAGGGAALVSTILIFAALALFFYGVFRRLSGSPYGRVLRAIRADDQVTETLGKRVFRYKVAVFVYGAAIAGLAGALLVFYNGAAAEGFFTIDVTVIVWVGMLIGGAGNDRGVIGGLAIIMGFQLITRFFNDAIPFITQDQFASIRLMFVGLLLMFIIRYRPEGLWGDADRLGVES; via the coding sequence GTGAGCGCCCCGACGACCCGCCTCGAGAATCTACCGATCGACGCAGTCCACGCTGGATTCGCGTTGCTTGTGCTCTCGGTGCTGTTCTTGCTGAGTCCGCTCTTCGTCCAGCCGCCGGGCGGTTCGTTCGTCTTCTTCGAAGTCGGCGTTCTCTTCTTCCTGTACGCGATGATCCTGGTCGGGTTGAACCTCCAGTTCGGCCACACCGGGCTGGTCAACTTCGGCCCGGTCGCTTTCTTCGCGGTCGGCGGCTACACCGCGGCGATCCTGACCGCGAACGATCCGTACCAGGCCGTCGGGCTCGGATTCCCGTGGCCGGTCGGAGTGGTCGCCGCCGTCCTCGCGGCGGCCGCGCTCGGCATCCTGATCGGCGTCTCGACGCTCAGGCTTCGCGACGACTTTCTCGCCATCGTCACGCTGGCCGTCGCCGAAATCGTCCACGGGTTGATCGTCGCGTTCCGCGACGTAACCGGCGGAACGGTCGGCCTCACCAGCGTTCCGCGGCCGATCGCCGGGACAACCGACGCTGGCGGTGGCGCGGCGCTGGTGTCAACGATCCTCATCTTCGCGGCGCTCGCGTTGTTCTTCTACGGCGTCTTCCGTCGTCTGTCGGGCTCGCCGTACGGGCGAGTCCTCCGCGCGATTCGCGCCGACGACCAGGTGACCGAGACGCTCGGCAAGCGCGTGTTCCGGTACAAGGTCGCCGTGTTCGTCTACGGTGCCGCCATCGCGGGACTGGCGGGGGCGCTACTGGTCTTCTACAACGGCGCTGCCGCGGAGGGCTTTTTCACCATCGACGTGACCGTCATCGTCTGGGTCGGGATGCTCATCGGCGGGGCGGGCAACGACCGCGGCGTCATCGGTGGGCTCGCGATTATCATGGGCTTTCAGCTGATCACCCGATTCTTCAACGACGCGATTCCGTTCATTACCCAGGACCAGTTCGCCTCGATCCGGCTGATGTTCGTCGGACTCCTGTTGATGTTCATCATCAGGTACCGCCCGGAGGGACTCTGGGGGGACGCCGACAGGCTGGGGGTGGAGTCGTGA
- a CDS encoding branched-chain amino acid ABC transporter permease codes for MEIPLAQEIIFGLVIGSYIALGAIGFTLVYGLVNMINFAHGEFITVGAFVGYLAVVFGGLSIPMAVAVALAITAVVGWVIARVTFEPMNEAGAVPLLLMSIGLGLVLRNGFRVIAGADRRTIPRDVTTYRFDDWGFFVTSQQLFIIGVTLVAVVVLHVFLSRTMLGIAMRATSDNEDLALVSGIDTRRIRNAVWIAASGLAGVAGVMLAVSQSANPNVGFGQLLLIITAAILGGAGSPYGAIVGSYLLGIGITVSVAFLPSGLTELNATMAFVVLIVVLLVRPGGLVNAEVRTS; via the coding sequence ATGGAAATTCCACTCGCACAGGAGATCATCTTCGGTCTGGTTATCGGTTCGTACATCGCCCTCGGCGCGATCGGATTTACGCTGGTGTACGGCCTCGTCAACATGATAAACTTCGCTCACGGCGAGTTCATCACGGTCGGCGCCTTCGTCGGCTATCTCGCCGTCGTGTTTGGCGGTCTCTCGATCCCGATGGCCGTCGCCGTCGCCCTGGCGATCACGGCGGTCGTCGGCTGGGTCATCGCCCGCGTCACGTTCGAACCTATGAACGAGGCGGGCGCCGTCCCGTTGCTGTTGATGTCTATCGGTCTGGGCCTGGTTTTGCGTAACGGGTTCCGGGTGATCGCGGGGGCGGACCGTCGGACCATTCCCCGGGACGTCACGACGTACCGCTTCGACGACTGGGGCTTCTTCGTCACGAGTCAACAGCTGTTCATCATCGGCGTGACGCTCGTCGCCGTCGTCGTCCTCCACGTCTTTCTCAGCCGGACGATGCTCGGAATCGCGATGCGCGCGACCTCGGACAACGAGGACCTCGCGCTGGTCTCCGGGATCGACACCCGTCGAATCAGAAACGCGGTCTGGATCGCAGCCTCCGGGCTAGCGGGTGTCGCGGGCGTCATGCTCGCCGTCTCGCAGTCGGCCAATCCCAACGTGGGCTTCGGCCAGCTCCTGTTGATCATCACCGCCGCCATCCTGGGCGGCGCGGGCAGTCCCTACGGGGCCATCGTCGGATCGTACCTGCTGGGTATCGGCATCACCGTCTCCGTCGCGTTTCTCCCGTCCGGGCTGACGGAACTCAACGCGACCATGGCGTTCGTCGTCCTCATCGTCGTCCTGCTCGTTCGTCCTGGCGGCCTCGTCAACGCGGAGGTGCGGACGTCGTGA
- a CDS encoding ABC transporter substrate-binding protein → MSRKETVGTDRRTFLAITGTGALTTVGLAGCIGTEDDGNGGNGGNGGNGGNGGNGGNGNGETPDTVVVGQPGSLTGTWDFLQPAASDATDLAVQQINDAGGPLDAEFEVNRQDTTVDPQQAREVLRQFIDSDGVAAINGLYSSEIEPLWEFIQEQEVPIITPWPGSTYLDTRGGDKGTDETDDDEWLWRTVIGDTVHTAGAAEAMIDEAGVERMAILSATSAGEEGWTRQFTSWYEELGGEIVEVISASEGQSSYQSQLNELFSNDFDAWALSFALEDAITILRNWEDGGYGGQLLMEDGLRDDSLIDEVGEQADGAWIAAGSTEGPNYDQFLSSYEEVSDEGLHPWAVAAYDATNIIALAIHHAGETSHEAIQRSIGAVSRPDGTTVTTFAEGKDALDNGDEINYEGAVTDCDFTEHGNVWGDVVVERVTPDGFETEFTISGDELQDEIDEY, encoded by the coding sequence ATGTCACGCAAGGAGACGGTCGGGACCGATCGCCGAACCTTTCTGGCGATCACTGGAACGGGCGCACTGACGACGGTCGGCCTCGCCGGCTGTATCGGGACCGAAGACGACGGAAACGGAGGTAACGGCGGCAACGGCGGCAACGGCGGCAACGGCGGCAATGGCGGCAATGGTAACGGTGAGACGCCCGACACCGTCGTGGTGGGACAGCCAGGGTCGTTGACTGGCACGTGGGACTTCCTGCAACCGGCCGCCTCCGACGCGACGGACCTGGCGGTACAGCAGATCAACGACGCTGGTGGGCCGCTCGATGCCGAGTTCGAGGTCAACCGCCAGGACACCACGGTCGACCCGCAACAGGCTCGCGAAGTACTGAGGCAGTTCATCGATAGCGACGGCGTGGCCGCCATCAACGGCCTGTATTCCAGCGAGATCGAACCGCTCTGGGAGTTCATCCAGGAACAGGAGGTCCCGATAATCACGCCGTGGCCGGGGTCGACGTATCTCGACACCAGAGGCGGGGACAAGGGAACCGACGAGACGGACGACGACGAGTGGCTCTGGCGAACCGTCATCGGCGACACGGTCCACACGGCGGGCGCTGCGGAGGCGATGATCGACGAGGCCGGCGTAGAGCGAATGGCAATCCTCAGCGCCACGAGCGCCGGCGAAGAGGGCTGGACGCGGCAGTTCACCAGCTGGTACGAGGAACTCGGCGGCGAAATCGTCGAGGTTATCTCGGCGTCCGAGGGGCAGTCGTCGTATCAGAGCCAGTTGAACGAACTGTTCAGCAACGACTTCGACGCATGGGCGCTCTCGTTCGCCCTGGAGGACGCGATCACGATTCTCCGCAACTGGGAGGACGGCGGCTACGGCGGACAGTTGCTGATGGAAGACGGCCTCCGGGACGACTCCCTGATCGACGAAGTCGGCGAACAGGCGGACGGCGCCTGGATCGCCGCCGGCAGTACGGAGGGGCCGAACTACGACCAGTTCCTCTCGAGTTACGAAGAGGTGAGCGACGAGGGGCTTCACCCCTGGGCGGTCGCGGCCTACGACGCGACGAACATCATCGCGCTGGCGATCCACCACGCCGGCGAGACGTCTCACGAGGCTATTCAGCGGAGCATCGGTGCGGTTTCTCGCCCCGACGGAACGACCGTCACGACGTTCGCCGAGGGAAAGGACGCGCTCGACAACGGCGACGAAATCAACTACGAGGGTGCCGTCACGGACTGCGATTTCACCGAACACGGGAACGTCTGGGGCGACGTGGTCGTCGAGCGAGTGACGCCGGACGGCTTCGAGACGGAGTTCACTATCAGCGGCGACGAACTGCAGGACGAGATCGACGAGTACTGA